Within Cellulophaga sp. L1A9, the genomic segment AACCCTGAGCATAGTGGGGAGCTTTTTGAACCTGCAAAAGACAAGATTTACCGTCACCCTACTTTTTATGAGCTGCCAGACGAAGTAAAACACATGTAATGAAAGAAAACTTATATAAGTATATTTTAGCCATTGCCGATAACTGTCTTATTCTAGGGCAACGTTTGGGCGAACTCTGTGGCCATGGTCCCAGTTTAGAAACTGATATAGCTTGTACCAATATTTCTCTTGATTTGTTGGGGCAAGTTCGCAGCTACTATCAATATGCCGCTAAAATCGCTGGTGATGGCAGAAAGGAAGATGATATTGCCATGCTACGAAAAGAACGTGAGTACGTAAATGTTCTATTGGTAGAGCAGCCCAATACAGATTTCGCACATACCATATGCAGGCAATTTCTATTTGATGTGTACCACCTTCTATTTTTAGACCAATTGCAGAACAGCACCGATATGACCTTATCGGCTATTGCAAAAAAATCGATTAAAGAAGTAAGCTACCACGAACGTTTTTCTTCCGATTGGGTAAAAAGACTAGGTGACGGTACTACAGAAAGCAAAGAAAAAACGCAAAACGCAATAGATTTTTTATGGACCTATACCGACGAGTTTTTTCATCAAACGGAAGCTGACAAGGCTATGCTTGAAGAAGGCGTTGGTGTTGATGTCACTCAATTAAAAGATAGCTACTATCAAAAGGTTACT encodes:
- the paaC gene encoding 1,2-phenylacetyl-CoA epoxidase subunit PaaC, with amino-acid sequence MKENLYKYILAIADNCLILGQRLGELCGHGPSLETDIACTNISLDLLGQVRSYYQYAAKIAGDGRKEDDIAMLRKEREYVNVLLVEQPNTDFAHTICRQFLFDVYHLLFLDQLQNSTDMTLSAIAKKSIKEVSYHERFSSDWVKRLGDGTTESKEKTQNAIDFLWTYTDEFFHQTEADKAMLEEGVGVDVTQLKDSYYQKVTEILDAATLFVPESKWFQKGGKEGIHTEHMGYILSDLQYMQRTYPNMEW